In Equus caballus isolate H_3958 breed thoroughbred chromosome 7, TB-T2T, whole genome shotgun sequence, one DNA window encodes the following:
- the TRPC2 gene encoding short transient receptor potential channel 2 yields the protein MDPLTPNWTEIVNKKLKFPPQLLAAIQEGRLGLVQQLLESGVEATGGGPGGPLRNVEEAEDRSWREALNLTIRLGHEAITDVLLANVKFDFRQIHEALLVAVDTNQPAVVRRLLARLEREKGRKVDTRSFSLAFFDSSIDGSRFAPGITPLTLACQKDLYEIAQLLMDQGHTIARPHPVSCACLECSNARRYDLLKFSLSRINTYRGIASRAHLSLASEDAMMAAFQLSRELRHLARKEPEFKPEYIALELLSQDYGFELLGMCRNQSEVTVVLNDLGKDSEMEPEAECLGQAFEEGIPNLARLRLAVNYNQKRFVAHPICQQVLSSVWCGNLAGWRGSTTIWKLFVAFLIFLTMPFLCLGYWLAPKSRLGRLLKIPVLKFLLHSASYLWFLIFLLGESLVMETQLSTFRGRSQSVWETSLHMIWVAGFLWFECKEVWIEGLCSYLLDWWNFLDMVILSLYLAAFALRLLLAGLAHTHCQDAPGGAACHYFTMAERSEWRTEDPQFLAEVLFAVTSMLSFTRLAYILPAHESLGTLQISIGKMIDDMIRFIFILMIILTAFLCGLNNIYVPYQETERLGNFNETFQFLFWTMFGMEEHSVVDMPQFLVPEFVGRALYGIFTIVMVIVLLNMLIAMITNSFQKIEDDADVEWKFARSKLYLSYFREGLTLPVPFNILPSPKAIFYLLRRTFQFICCYCSDCKTKKQDYPPIPTFANPGAGAGPGEGERGSYRLRVIKALVQRYIETARREFEETRRKDLGNRLTELTKTVSRLQSEVAGVRRTLAEGGTPRPPAGASILSRYITRVRNSFQNLGPPIPETPELTVPGTMEAHGSSETELQDAEGARTPASGESGPSSPTHVLVHREQESEGAGDLPQEEYLGTKGEA from the exons ATGGACCCCCTCACG CCTAACTGGACCGAGATTGTGAACAAAAAGCTGAAGTTCCCACCCCAACTCCTGGCTGCCATCCAGGAGGGGCGGCTGGGCCTTGTGCAGCAGCTGCTGGAGTCAGGGGTCGAGGCCACAGGCGGCGGGCCAGGTGGCCCCCTGCGGAATGTGGAGGAGGCCGAGGACCGCTCCTGGAGGGAAGCTCTCAATCTGACCATCCGCCTGGGCCACGAGGCCATCACTGATGTGCTGTTGGCCAATGTCAAGTTTGACTTCCGGCAAATCCATGAGGCACTGCTAGTGGCAGTGGACACAAACCAGCCAGCAGTGGTGCGTCGCCTGCTGGCCCGGCTAGAACGGGAGAAGGGCCGCAAAGTGGACACTAGGTCTTTCTCACTGGCTTTTTTTGACTCATCAATCGATGGTTCTCGCTTTGCGCCTGGTATCACTCCACTCACCCTGGCCTGTCAGAAGGACCTGTATGAGATTGCACAGCTGCTCATGGACCAGGGCCACACCATTGCCCGGCCCCACCCAGTCTCCTGCGCCTGCCTCGAGTGCAGCAATGCCCGCCGCTATGACCTGCTGAAGTTCTCCCTCTCGCGCATCAACACCTACCGTGGCATTGCCAGCAGGGCCCACCTCTCGCTGGCCAGTGAGGACGCCATGATGGCTGCCTTCCAGCTCAGCCGAGAGCTCAGGCACCTTGCACGCAAGGAGCCTGAGTTTAAG CCCGAGTACATTGCCCTGGAGTTGCTGAGCCAGGACTACGGCTTTGAACTGCTGGGCATGTGCCGGAACCAGAGCGAGGTCACTGTGGTGCTCAATGACCTGGGCAAGGACAGCGAGATGGAGCCCGAGGCTGAGTGCCTGGGCCAGGCCTTTGAGGAAGGCATCCCCAACCTGGCGAGGCTGCGACTGGCCGTCAACTACAACCAGAAACGG TTCGTAGCACACCCCATCTGCCAGCAAGTCCTGTCCTCCGTCTGGTGTGGGAATCTGGCTGGCTGGCGTGGAAGCACCACCATCTGGAAGCTCTTTGTCgccttcctcatcttcctcaccatgcccttcctctgcctgggcTACTGGCTGGCGCCCAAGTCCCGG tTGGGCCGCCTGCTGAAGATCCCAGTGCTGAAGTTCCTGCTGCACTCCGCCTCCTATCTGTGGTTCCTCATCTTCCTGCTGGGAGAGTCCCTGGTCATGGAGACACAGCTGAGTACCTTCCGTGGCCGCAGCCAGAGCGTCTGGGAGACTTCTCTACACATGATTTGGGTCGCAG GCTTCCTGTGGTTTGAGTGTAAGGAAGTGTGGATCGAGGGCCTGTGCAGTTACCTCCTGGACTGGTGGAACTTCCTGGACATGGTCATCCTGTCCCTGTACCTGGCGGCCTTCGCGCTGCGCCTCCTCCTGGCTGGTCTTGCACACACGCACTGCCAGGATGCCCCCGGTGGGGCTGCCTGCCACTATTTCACCATGGCTG AGCGCAGCGAGTGGCGCACCGAAGACCCCCAGTTCTTGGCCGAGGTGCTCTTTGCTGTCACCAGCATGCTCAGCTTCACCCGCCTGGCCTACATTCTGCCCGCCCACGAGTCGCTGGGCACTCTGCAGATTTCCATCGGCAAGATGATTGACGACATGATCCG GTTCATATTCATCCTCATGATCATCCTGACCGCCTTCCTCTGTGGCCTCAACAATATCTACGTGCCTTACCAGGAGACGGAGCGGCTGGGCAA TTTCAACGAGACATTCCAGTTTCTGTTCTGGACCATGTTTGGCATGGAGGAGCACAGCGTGGTAGACATGCCTCAGTTTCTGGTGCCTGAATTCGTGGGCCGGGCCCTCTATGGCATTTTCACCATCGTCATGGTCATTGTGCTGCTCAACATGCTCATTGCCATGATCACCAACTCCTTCCAGAAGATTGAG GACGATGCTGATGTGGAGTGGAAGTTTGCTCGCTCCAAGCTCTACCTGTCCTACTTCCGAGAGGGCCTGACGCTGCCCGTGCCCTTCAACATCTTGCCCTCCCCCAAGGCCATCTTCTACCTCCTCAG GAGAACTTTCCAGTTCATCTGCTGTTACTGCTCTGACTGCAAAACCAAGAAGCAAGACTATCCCCCAATCCCCACCTTC GCCAatcctggggcaggggcagggcctggggagggagagcGTGGATCCTACCGCCTTCGTGTCATCAAGGCCCTGGTACAGCGCTACATAGAGACTGCCCGGCGGGAGTTCGAGGAGACCCGCCGGAAAG ACCTGGGCAACAGACTGACAGAGCTGACCAAGACTGTATCACGGCTGCAAAGCGAGGTGGCGGGTGTGCGGCGGACTCTGGCAGAGGGAGGGACTCCACGGCCTCCCGCAGGTGCCAGCATCCTCAGTCGCTACATCACCCGAGTGCGCAACAGCTTCCAGAACCTGGGGCCCCCCATCCCCGAGACCCCAGAGCTGACAGTGCCAGGGACTATGGAGGCCCACGGATCTTCAGAAACCGAGCTTCAAGATGCTGAAGGGGCCAGGACTCCAGCTTCTGGAGAGTCTGGCCCTTCTTCCCCAACTCACGTGCTGGTGCATAGGGAGCAGGAATCAGAGGGAGCTGGGGACCTGCCCCAGGAGGAATATTTGGGAACCAAGGGGGAGGCCTGA
- the ART5 gene encoding ecto-ADP-ribosyltransferase 5 isoform X3, which produces MMLAALLIALGGLSLHTLWQAQAVPILPLGLAPDTFDDAYVGCAEEMEEKAAFLLKEEMARHVLLRESWEAAQEAWEHRRRGLALPPGFKAQHGIAVMVYTNSSNTLYWELNQAVRTGGGSRESYMRHFPFKALHFYLTRALQLLRDGGGCHRGSGEVAFRGMGTLRFEPKRLGDSIRLGQFSSSSLDEAVARRFGEKKRGCVSVPRGQPDSSSNGNFSLLPWKTLLLAPGGFLLSGAGP; this is translated from the exons ATGATGCTGGCAGCTCTGCTGATCGCTCTCGGCGGCCTCAGTCTGCACACCCTCTGGCAG GCTCAGGCTGTTCCCATCCTGCCCCTGGGCCTGGCTCCAGACACCTTTGATGATGCCTATGTGGGCTGCGcggaggagatggaggagaaggCAGCCTTTCTGCTAAAAGAGGAGATGGCCCGCCACGTCCTGCTGCGGGAGTCCTGGGAGGCAGCCCAGGAGGCCTGGGAGCACAGGCGTCGAGGGCTCGCCCTGCCCCCTGGCTTCAAAGCCCAGCATGGAATCGCTGTCATGGTCTACACCAACTCATCTAACACTCTGTACTGGGAGCTGAACCAGGCCGTGCGGACAGGCGGTGGCTCCCGGGAGTCCTACATGAGGCACTTCCCTTTCAAGGCTCTGCATTTCTACCTGACCCGGGCCCTGCAGCTGCTGCGGGACGGTGGGGGCTGCCACAGGGGATCTGGGGAGGTGGCGTTCCGAGGCATGGGCACCCTTCGCTTTGAACCCAAGAGGCTGGGGGACTCTATCCGCTTGGGCCAGTTTTCCTCCAGCTCCCTGGATGAGGCGGTGGCCCGAAGATTTG GGGAGAAGAAGCGGGGCTGTGTGTCTGTACCAA GGGGGCAGCCAGACTCATCCTCCAATGGGAacttctctctgctcccctggAAGACCCTGCTCTTGGCCCCTGGGGGGTTCCTGCTCTCAGGAGCTGGGCCCTGA
- the ART5 gene encoding ecto-ADP-ribosyltransferase 5 isoform X2: protein MMLAALLIALGGLSLHTLWQAQAVPILPLGLAPDTFDDAYVGCAEEMEEKAAFLLKEEMARHVLLRESWEAAQEAWEHRRRGLALPPGFKAQHGIAVMVYTNSSNTLYWELNQAVRTGGGSRESYMRHFPFKALHFYLTRALQLLRDGGGCHRGSGEVAFRGMGTLRFEPKRLGDSIRLGQFSSSSLDEAVARRFGNATFFSLRTCFGAPIHALSVFPKEREVLIPPYEVFLVTRFSQDGAQSLVTLQSYNQTCSHFNCAYLGGEKKRGCVSVPRGQPDSSSNGNFSLLPWKTLLLAPGGFLLSGAGP, encoded by the exons ATGATGCTGGCAGCTCTGCTGATCGCTCTCGGCGGCCTCAGTCTGCACACCCTCTGGCAG GCTCAGGCTGTTCCCATCCTGCCCCTGGGCCTGGCTCCAGACACCTTTGATGATGCCTATGTGGGCTGCGcggaggagatggaggagaaggCAGCCTTTCTGCTAAAAGAGGAGATGGCCCGCCACGTCCTGCTGCGGGAGTCCTGGGAGGCAGCCCAGGAGGCCTGGGAGCACAGGCGTCGAGGGCTCGCCCTGCCCCCTGGCTTCAAAGCCCAGCATGGAATCGCTGTCATGGTCTACACCAACTCATCTAACACTCTGTACTGGGAGCTGAACCAGGCCGTGCGGACAGGCGGTGGCTCCCGGGAGTCCTACATGAGGCACTTCCCTTTCAAGGCTCTGCATTTCTACCTGACCCGGGCCCTGCAGCTGCTGCGGGACGGTGGGGGCTGCCACAGGGGATCTGGGGAGGTGGCGTTCCGAGGCATGGGCACCCTTCGCTTTGAACCCAAGAGGCTGGGGGACTCTATCCGCTTGGGCCAGTTTTCCTCCAGCTCCCTGGATGAGGCGGTGGCCCGAAGATTTGGTAATGCCACCTTCTTCTCTCTAAGGACTTGCTTTGGGGCCCCTATCCATGCCCTGTCTGTCTTCCCCAAGGAGCGTGAGGTGCTGATCCCCCCATATGAAGTCTTCTTGGTCACCAGGTTCTCCCAGGATGGAGCTCAGAGCCTAGTGACTCTCCAGAGCTATAATCAGACCTGCAGCCACTTTAACTGCGCCTATCTGGGTG GGGAGAAGAAGCGGGGCTGTGTGTCTGTACCAA GGGGGCAGCCAGACTCATCCTCCAATGGGAacttctctctgctcccctggAAGACCCTGCTCTTGGCCCCTGGGGGGTTCCTGCTCTCAGGAGCTGGGCCCTGA
- the ART5 gene encoding ecto-ADP-ribosyltransferase 5 isoform X1, whose translation MMLAALLIALGGLSLHTLWQAQAVPILPLGLAPDTFDDAYVGCAEEMEEKAAFLLKEEMARHVLLRESWEAAQEAWEHRRRGLALPPGFKAQHGIAVMVYTNSSNTLYWELNQAVRTGGGSRESYMRHFPFKALHFYLTRALQLLRDGGGCHRGSGEVAFRGMGTLRFEPKRLGDSIRLGQFSSSSLDEAVARRFGNATFFSLRTCFGAPIHALSVFPKEREVLIPPYEVFLVTRFSQDGAQSLVTLQSYNQTCSHFNCAYLGGEKKRGCVSVPTGGQPDSSSNGNFSLLPWKTLLLAPGGFLLSGAGP comes from the exons ATGATGCTGGCAGCTCTGCTGATCGCTCTCGGCGGCCTCAGTCTGCACACCCTCTGGCAG GCTCAGGCTGTTCCCATCCTGCCCCTGGGCCTGGCTCCAGACACCTTTGATGATGCCTATGTGGGCTGCGcggaggagatggaggagaaggCAGCCTTTCTGCTAAAAGAGGAGATGGCCCGCCACGTCCTGCTGCGGGAGTCCTGGGAGGCAGCCCAGGAGGCCTGGGAGCACAGGCGTCGAGGGCTCGCCCTGCCCCCTGGCTTCAAAGCCCAGCATGGAATCGCTGTCATGGTCTACACCAACTCATCTAACACTCTGTACTGGGAGCTGAACCAGGCCGTGCGGACAGGCGGTGGCTCCCGGGAGTCCTACATGAGGCACTTCCCTTTCAAGGCTCTGCATTTCTACCTGACCCGGGCCCTGCAGCTGCTGCGGGACGGTGGGGGCTGCCACAGGGGATCTGGGGAGGTGGCGTTCCGAGGCATGGGCACCCTTCGCTTTGAACCCAAGAGGCTGGGGGACTCTATCCGCTTGGGCCAGTTTTCCTCCAGCTCCCTGGATGAGGCGGTGGCCCGAAGATTTGGTAATGCCACCTTCTTCTCTCTAAGGACTTGCTTTGGGGCCCCTATCCATGCCCTGTCTGTCTTCCCCAAGGAGCGTGAGGTGCTGATCCCCCCATATGAAGTCTTCTTGGTCACCAGGTTCTCCCAGGATGGAGCTCAGAGCCTAGTGACTCTCCAGAGCTATAATCAGACCTGCAGCCACTTTAACTGCGCCTATCTGGGTG GGGAGAAGAAGCGGGGCTGTGTGTCTGTACCAA caGGGGGGCAGCCAGACTCATCCTCCAATGGGAacttctctctgctcccctggAAGACCCTGCTCTTGGCCCCTGGGGGGTTCCTGCTCTCAGGAGCTGGGCCCTGA